The DNA sequence CCATGTGGTTATTTGAATAAGTGCGGCGTGGGATAGCCAAACGCAGAAATTCGAGTTTTGGGTATCGGTTATCGTTCGTTTCCGGATCGCGGTCGGCCAGTAAAGTTCCCACTTCAACTCCACGTACGCCAGCTTCCAGATAAAGAATAATGGCAAGCGTTTGAGCAATGTATTCTTCTTTAGGCACGTACGGCAAAAACTTCTTGGCATCAACAAAAACCGCGTGTCCACCAATAGGTTGCTGAATGGGTATTCCGTATTCCATCAGTTTGTTGCCAAGGTATTGAACCTGCTTGATTCGTGTGTCCAGAAAATCGTTGGTGGTTACTTCATCAAGGCCAACAGCTAAGGCATTCATGTCGCGTCCGGCCATTCCGCCATAGGTTACAAAGCCTTCGTACATGATGTTGAACGTTGAGGCTTTATCGTACCAATCGATGTTTCTCATGGCCATAAAACCACCAATGTTTACAGCGCCGTCTTTTTTGCTGCTCATGGTCATGGCATCGGCATACGTAAACATTTCTTTCACAATTTCTTTGATTGTTTTGGTGGAATATCCTTCTTCGCGTTGCTGGATAAACCAGGCATTCTCGGCAAAACGAGCCGAATCGAAAATCACCGGAACGCCATATTCAGTGGCCATTTCTTTCACTGCTTTCAGGTTTGCCATCGAAACAGGTTGCCCTCCGGAAGAGTTGCAAGTAATGGTCATGATCATTGCCGGAATATTCTTTTGAGGTTGAAGTTTGAAAACTTTTTCGAGTTTGGCGAGGTCAACATTTCCTTTAAACGGGAAAGTGCTGTCGGTATCAAAAGCTTCGTCGATGGTACAATCGATGGCTTTTGCCTTACGGTACTCGATGTGACCTTTGGTAGTGTCGAAATGCGAATTTCCGGGAACCAGGTCACCTTCCTTCAGCAGAACAGAGAATAAAACATTCTCGGCAGCACGCCCTTGATGAGTTGGCAAAAAGTGTTCGAACCCAAAGATCGTCTGGATTTTTTCTTTCAGGTGATAATAGGATGACGAACCGGCATAGCTTTCGTCGCCAGTCATGATGGCGGCCCATTGGCGGTCGCTCATGGCTCCGGTTCCGCTATCGGTCAGCAAATCGATAAAAACCTTGTCGCTGCTCAGGTTAAACAGGTTGTAATTGGCATCAGCAATCCACTGTACGCGTTGCTCGCGAGTTGAACGGTAGATGGGTTCTACCATCTTGATTTTATAGTTTTCGGCGAATGGTAAATTCATAAGAGTAAATATTAAAGCATACGATTAATCAAACATCAATCGATGCAGGTTAAAAATGAACGGAATTTTAATAAAAGATTTGAATTTAGGGCTGTCAGAATAACAGCAAATGGAGGTTAAGCAGCAAATCCGTCCCTGTTTTTTAGGTTCAGGAAAAGGTGATTGAAAAGTGCAGTCAACAAGATGTTCCTCAAAATGGCATTCATGACCGAATGGTTTATGTGTTGCGAAGGTATAAAAACCATTTCTTGATTTTATGAATGTTTGTCAGGTTTATAGCTGTGAAATGAATCAATCAGGCAGTAGCCAATGTGGCAATACTCACCCTTGCATTGGTTGTTGAAATAATGGAAGCCGCACACGCTTCGAGCGTTGACCCGGTGGTTACAACATCATCGACCAGCAAGATATGTTTTCCGGAGAATGCTTCCGGATCGGAAAGTTCAAAAATGCCTTCCACGTTTTGCCATCGTTCGAATCGGTTTTTGCGTGTTTGCGTTTCGGTGGCCGTGACTCGTTTCAGGTTATTGGCCGAAAGTTCTTTATTCATCTGTTTGGCCATTCCGGAGGCAATCCACCAGCTTTGGTTGTAACCACGCTTCTTCTCCTTCTGCGGATGCAGTGGAACCGGACAAATTATGTCAACTGAAGAGAATTCGGGTGATTGCAACAGGTCAATGCCAAAATGTTTCCCAATTTCCTCACCAAGCTCTTTCATTCCTTTGTATTTCAGATTATGCAGCAATTTTTGGTATTGGCTACCTTTGCTGAACCTAAAAAAAGCTGTGGCAAATTCAATTTGGACTCTTCCGTAGAATATTTGCGCAACGGGGTTATTCAGATCAAGATGATAATTCGTTCGGGGAATATGATGAAGACAATGCAGGCAAATCCATTGTTCCTGTTCGATCAGCCTATCGCCGCAAACCACACAAAGCCGGGGAAATAAGAGTTCGGTCAGGTAAAAAAATACTGAAGTTTTCATCACTGGTTCGGGACTGATTATTGATTGAATTGACTTACAATTAAATTTAAAAAAAATTAGTACACGTTTAATGGGTTTTAGTGATTAATTATCTGCTGCCGATGAGATTTAAGCGTTGTCGGCCTGCAATATTTTAGATATTTGAGCAAATGAATTCGACAATTGCTATACATTTGCAATTAAATTCTGGATGAGTGTCAAATTACAATCTTTCACTACAAAAGTTATTGTGTTGGAAGGTTTTACTGACGGCTGCAACTATTCAGTAAGAAATTAATAAAGGCGAATATGAGTAGCATTATTACAGTAGATGGTTATAACCTGACTGATGATCCGGATTTTCTGGATCGCCAAAACCATATGACTACTTACTTAAAAGATCAGATTAAAGATCTGTATTTCGATATTCATAAAGGAAACAAATCAGTTATTCCCCTTATTCTGAAACTGATCCAGAAGTTTCCGCAAAATCCTCAATTGAAGAACTGCCTAAGTATTGCCTACAATAATATTGGTGAAATTGAAAAATGTGAGGAAGTAAACCGGTGGGTTATGAAGGAACATCCGGATTATTTGTTTGGAGTATTAAATATCGCCGCTACCTATTTTCACCGGAATGAATTAGACAAAATTAAATCACTTCTGGGAGAAAAGATGGAGTTAAAGGATTTATATCCCAATCGCGACATATTTTATGTGGGTGAATTTACCAGTTTTACCAAATTTGCCATCCAATACTTTTTTGAGACAGGAAACCTGGAAGACGCTGAATCGAGATTAAATTTACTGGATAAGTTGTTTCCTGACCACCAGGACACCAAAAGCGCCAAGGATTGGTTTCATTTTAGGTTACTTGAAAAGGGAATCAGAGGACTTAATCCGGAGAATGCTAAAAACGTAATTACAAAGCAAAGCACATTTGCCGAGGAACAAACAAGAGAAAATCCGGTTTTTATTCATCCGGAAATCTACTGTCTTTATGAATTTGACCTGAGCATTCCACATATATTTATTGAAAATATACTTGCACTGCCCAGACCAAGTGTGATTGCTGATCTGGAACTGGTATTGAATGACAGCATCTCAAGGTATCGTTATTTTGAAGAGCTTTTAGAAACCGATGGGATTGGTGAAGACCGACTTTCTTTTCCAATTCATGCCATATTGTTGCTTGCTGAATTAAAAGCCAAAGAAAGTCTGGGTTTAATTTTAAAGTTCCTTTCTTTTGAAAATGACTTCCTTGTATTTTGGCTGGGCGATCACAAAACAGAAACAATTTATGAGCCAATATACTATCTTGGAGAATCTCAACTCGATCAGCTTAAGGCGTTTATGTTCAAGCCAAACGTAGATACTTATGTAAAAACATCGGTATTAACTGCCGTTCAGCAAATTTATTTTTATCAGCCTCACCGAAAAAATGAGATCATCCATTGGTACGACGATGTAATTGATTTTTTTATTGAAAATGCAGCAAATCAAAATCTTAACAGCAGCGAATTGTTGGCATTTATAGTCTCCGATATTACTGAAATAAGGGAAAAACGCCTATTGCCCGATATTGAGCGAATGTTTCGGATGACTTATGTTTGTGAAGGGATTTGCGGCCCAATCCAAAAAGTCAGAACTGAATTCGAAAAAGAAGGAAATAATCAGGAATCGAAGCAAGATTTACTGGATATTTTTAACCGATATCTTGGCTTCATTGGCACTTTCCTTCCCAAAAAGAAGAAGCAAGAGAAAAACAAAATAGATTTTCCGCTAGATCATAATGCAGAAATGTACACGAAAACCGGGCAAGACGATCCGTGTATATGTGGAAGCGGAAAAAAATTCAAGGACTGCTGTATGGATCGGCTGAATTAAAAGACTTGCTGTTATTTGCTTCACAAAATATTACCCTTAGCTTTTTAAGCTGATTTCAGGTTTTAAGCAAACTCAGATCTATTCAGGGTAATAGCCTTAATGCACCTTTCTGCCACCTTTCCATCAATACGATAGGCATATTTTTCAATAAACGCATCGTATTTTTCACGGTCAATCTTCAGAGTTCCACGGAAAATTCCAGAGAGAATGCTTTCAAGTGTAAACGAATTGGTGGCATGAAAAGCAACTCCTTCAGCCACATATCCCTGAATGTCCTGTTTCAGGTGATCGAGGATAATTAATGGTTTATGAAAATAAACCGTTTCGGTACCAACCGTTGAGAAACAAGTGATTAACACATTGCACGAAGCAATGAGCTGATACAAATCGGAGGTCGTATCCAATACGTAATTGGTACAACCCGCTGCCTTTGCAATAGCCTCATAATAATCCGAATCGTCAAATTCACGGGGGTGAAGTTTAACGATGAGTTTTGACTTTGGCAAACGTTTTACGGCTTTAAAAACATCGAAAGCTGCCTGATACCTCAATTCGGGATCACGCTGTGGCTGAGATGCAAATACAATAAGATCGGTTGATTGCGCTTGCTTTTGTTTTTCGGCCGCCAATAATAAAGGAATAATATCGGTGCGAATCTGTCCAACCGAAATCACTGAATCAGACGGATAATTTCCTTTCCGGATTAGAAATTTCTCCCAGTATTTTCCCCAGGTCAGTGTCAAATCGGGCATCACTCGATTTTCCCGGTCGTTCTCAGTATAAAGATACGCCGGATGCAAATCGTGCATTGTTCCGTGCTGCAAACCAACGACTTTAATTCCGCAGAATTTGGCCGCGTCCAGAATTGATTTGGTAAGTGGACTATTTTCATCGGCTGCAATTACCGCTTTAACTCCGGAATGACCGAAAAATTTACGGGCAGCGAAATACCGAAATAAATAATATCTGGACGATTTGTCGAGCGATTGAAAGATTTCAAGTGTCAATTTTTGAATTGGTGATAACTGAGTCCCATGTGCCCTTGGATAGGCGTGCCGCAGAGCCCGGTGAGCATTTCTAGTCTGCTCGCGAACCCGCCTTTTAAGCAAGCCGGAAAGCAAGAATCCTTCCAGAAAAATCTTGCGCTGATGATTTGACGACATTTTATATTGCTGGCCCGAAAACGAATAATCTGACTTTCCTTTCGGTTTAGGCATTAAAACTTCTGTCAACAAGCTAAACCGGTCGTCCAATTCGGATATAAGGTATTCAAGAATATGGTGACCTGATCCGGGTTCCTGCGAATTTTTATCCATCACTGTCGAGTACTTTTCTGACAGGTACAACAGGTACTCTGGATTTTTCTGCGGAGAAATCAGGTAGCGAAAAACCCGATATTTAATCAGAATCAGATAACTAAGCAGATTTCCAAAATTGAATTTAATTTTAGGTTTTGTGGCCGGAAACCGGAAATCAACTTCAGAATATAGTTTTTTTAAAGGCTTAATTTCGGTAGAAACAAACCAGACTTGATTCTCGAAAGAAATGAAAAGCTGCTCAAGCGGTTTCAGAAAATACATCAGATTTCGAACGGCAAAATAGACCCTGAATTTATGGTAGTGCCACACGCTGGCATTGTCGATCCGAAAAAGATCGGAAATGGTTTTATCGTTATAGGTCACATCGCCAAACTGCAACACTTCGGCCATTGTTTCGTAATTCACCTGTCGCTTTTCGTCCGGACTCAACGAAATTTGTTGC is a window from the Aquipluma nitroreducens genome containing:
- a CDS encoding tryptophanase; its protein translation is MNLPFAENYKIKMVEPIYRSTREQRVQWIADANYNLFNLSSDKVFIDLLTDSGTGAMSDRQWAAIMTGDESYAGSSSYYHLKEKIQTIFGFEHFLPTHQGRAAENVLFSVLLKEGDLVPGNSHFDTTKGHIEYRKAKAIDCTIDEAFDTDSTFPFKGNVDLAKLEKVFKLQPQKNIPAMIMTITCNSSGGQPVSMANLKAVKEMATEYGVPVIFDSARFAENAWFIQQREEGYSTKTIKEIVKEMFTYADAMTMSSKKDGAVNIGGFMAMRNIDWYDKASTFNIMYEGFVTYGGMAGRDMNALAVGLDEVTTNDFLDTRIKQVQYLGNKLMEYGIPIQQPIGGHAVFVDAKKFLPYVPKEEYIAQTLAIILYLEAGVRGVEVGTLLADRDPETNDNRYPKLEFLRLAIPRRTYSNNHMDVVAAGLKNIFEIRDEIRTGLLIRKEAAIMRHFTVLLEKVKS
- a CDS encoding ComF family protein: MKTSVFFYLTELLFPRLCVVCGDRLIEQEQWICLHCLHHIPRTNYHLDLNNPVAQIFYGRVQIEFATAFFRFSKGSQYQKLLHNLKYKGMKELGEEIGKHFGIDLLQSPEFSSVDIICPVPLHPQKEKKRGYNQSWWIASGMAKQMNKELSANNLKRVTATETQTRKNRFERWQNVEGIFELSDPEAFSGKHILLVDDVVTTGSTLEACAASIISTTNARVSIATLATA
- a CDS encoding DUF1186 domain-containing protein encodes the protein MSSIITVDGYNLTDDPDFLDRQNHMTTYLKDQIKDLYFDIHKGNKSVIPLILKLIQKFPQNPQLKNCLSIAYNNIGEIEKCEEVNRWVMKEHPDYLFGVLNIAATYFHRNELDKIKSLLGEKMELKDLYPNRDIFYVGEFTSFTKFAIQYFFETGNLEDAESRLNLLDKLFPDHQDTKSAKDWFHFRLLEKGIRGLNPENAKNVITKQSTFAEEQTRENPVFIHPEIYCLYEFDLSIPHIFIENILALPRPSVIADLELVLNDSISRYRYFEELLETDGIGEDRLSFPIHAILLLAELKAKESLGLILKFLSFENDFLVFWLGDHKTETIYEPIYYLGESQLDQLKAFMFKPNVDTYVKTSVLTAVQQIYFYQPHRKNEIIHWYDDVIDFFIENAANQNLNSSELLAFIVSDITEIREKRLLPDIERMFRMTYVCEGICGPIQKVRTEFEKEGNNQESKQDLLDIFNRYLGFIGTFLPKKKKQEKNKIDFPLDHNAEMYTKTGQDDPCICGSGKKFKDCCMDRLN
- a CDS encoding CDP-glycerol glycerophosphotransferase family protein → MSKTVIINRTLSDSEIIEVKRLAETGSTIFAFSGNEISGITQQISLSPDEKRQVNYETMAEVLQFGDVTYNDKTISDLFRIDNASVWHYHKFRVYFAVRNLMYFLKPLEQLFISFENQVWFVSTEIKPLKKLYSEVDFRFPATKPKIKFNFGNLLSYLILIKYRVFRYLISPQKNPEYLLYLSEKYSTVMDKNSQEPGSGHHILEYLISELDDRFSLLTEVLMPKPKGKSDYSFSGQQYKMSSNHQRKIFLEGFLLSGLLKRRVREQTRNAHRALRHAYPRAHGTQLSPIQKLTLEIFQSLDKSSRYYLFRYFAARKFFGHSGVKAVIAADENSPLTKSILDAAKFCGIKVVGLQHGTMHDLHPAYLYTENDRENRVMPDLTLTWGKYWEKFLIRKGNYPSDSVISVGQIRTDIIPLLLAAEKQKQAQSTDLIVFASQPQRDPELRYQAAFDVFKAVKRLPKSKLIVKLHPREFDDSDYYEAIAKAAGCTNYVLDTTSDLYQLIASCNVLITCFSTVGTETVYFHKPLIILDHLKQDIQGYVAEGVAFHATNSFTLESILSGIFRGTLKIDREKYDAFIEKYAYRIDGKVAERCIKAITLNRSEFA